The Vespula vulgaris chromosome 2, iyVesVulg1.1, whole genome shotgun sequence genome has a segment encoding these proteins:
- the LOC127061461 gene encoding glutamate receptor ionotropic, kainate 2 produces the protein MSLIEIRRTIVYVLIFGFLLLLPIKCQTPMSLLIVIENEDSSILSVLNDAASSAEKDFGHDLITVHLSKVEVDRENLDESFQKVCAVLYKGVSLILDMTWSGWDLLRIVAEDKGIVYKRGDCSINPYVQAVDDLLLMKNATDVGLIFEDERELNQSLYYLIGISIIRLVVIDEFTDRTVSKIRSMRPSPSYYAIYSSTYKMEEYVKTAIEGGLVKRDDIWNLIFTDNRYKDFKYISVDSFNVSCTVLTMNSDVCCHLMGESNCNCPADFQIFPICFKRLIGLIVSIMNEIQKSGISVEPKSGQCPSNLTGIPAPSTSNETAEAFNKFLISRLTNNDTFDYWSEKATIMYKAEISLQTLERGFLKPLGTWTRRNKIVEASGSKIRPAKRFFRIGTTKSIPWSMPKIDPATGQTMRDADGNEVWEGYCIDFIEKLSEEMQFDYELVIPIDRSFGEKLQNGQWSGLVGDLAKGETDIAVAALTMTSEREEVIDFVAPYFEQSGILIVMRKPVRKASLFKFMTVLRPEVWLSIVGALTLTGIMIWILDKYSPYSARNNKRLYPYPCREFTLKESFWFALTSFTPQGGGEAPKALSSRTLVAAYWLFVVLMLATFTANLAAFLTVERMQSPVQSLEQLARQSRINYTVRVNSGAHQYFINMKNAEDKLYTAWKEITLNSTSDQIEYRVWDYPIKEQYGHILQAITQVGPVESNEEGFRKVIESENAEFAFIHDSSQIKYEVTRNCNLTEVGEVFAEQPYAIAVQQGSHLQEEISRRILDLQKDRYFETLASKYWNQSLKAQCPNSDDSEGITLESLGGVFIATLFGLALAMITLAGEVLYYRKRNASQGKDKKKDSKVMKKMENDEKLMIQKLASKLQMKPAPTDGFFSRQQLGQPRVSHISVYPRNFPFKE, from the exons ATGTCGCTGATCGAGATTAGAAGGACGATCGTCTACGTTCTAATATTTggatttttacttttattaccgATCAAATGTCAAACTCCAATGAGTCTGT TAATAGTGATAGAAAACGAAGATAGCTCGATTTTGAGTGTATTGAACGACGCAGCTTCGAGCGCCGAGAAGGATTTTGGTCACGATCTTATAACAGTGCACTTGTCCAAGGTCGAAGTAGATCGGGAGAATCTAGATGAGAGCTTTCAAAAAG TTTGCGCTGTACTATACAAGGGCGTTAGTCTTATATTGGACATGACTTGGTCCGGTTGGGATTTATTACGTATAGTGGCAGAAGATAAAGGTATTGTTTATAAACGGGGTGACTGTAGCATCAATCCTTACGTTCAAGCAGTCGACGATTTGTTGCTGATGAAAAATGCTACGGACGTTGGCCTCATTTTTGAAGACGAAAGAG aaCTCAATCAATCACTATATTATCTCATTGGTATCTCGATAATCAGATTGGTCGTGATCGACGAGTTTACTGACAGAACTGTTTCGAAAATTCGAAGTATGAGACCATCACCCTCCTATTATGCGATTTATTCGAGTACATACAAGATGGAGGAATATGTTAAAACT gCAATCGAAGGTGGCTTAGTTAAAAGGGATGACATATGGAATTTGATTTTCACCGATAATCGTTACAAAGACTTCAAATACATTAGTGTCGATTCGTTTAACGTATCCTGCACAGTTTTAACCATGAATTCTGACGTTTGTTGTCATTTGATGGGCGAATCCAACTGCAATTGTCCGGCCGATTTTCAG ataTTTCCAATCTGTTTTAAACGTTTGATCGGATTAATAGTAAGCATCATGAACGAAATTCAAAAGTCTGGAATAAGCGTGGAACCAAAATCGGGTCAATGCCCGTCTAATTTGACTGGAATTCCAGCACCCTCGACTTCTAACGAAACCGCTGAGgcattcaataaatttttaatatcg AGATTGACAAACAACGATACTTTCGATTATTGGTCAGAAAAGGCCACGATCATGTACAAAGCCGAAATATCATTGCAAACTCTCGAACGTGGATTTTTGAAACCACTTGGAACTTGGACCAGACGGAACAAGATCGTTGAAGCTTCAGGATCTAAGATACGTCCGGCAAAGAGATTCTTTCGAATTGGAACGACTAAA TCGATACCATGGTCAATGCCAAAAATAGATCCAGCGACTGGTCAAACAATGAGAGATGCCGATGGTAACGAGGTGTGGGAAGGATACTGTATTgattttatcgagaaattatCCGAAGAGATGCAATTCGATTATGAATTGGTCATTCCCATTGATCGTAGTTTTGGTGAAAAGTTACAGAACGGTCAATGGAGTGGTCTGGTTGGTGATCTTGCGAAAGGA gAAACAGATATTGCGGTTGCCGCATTGACGATGACCTCGGAAAGGGAAGAAGTGATTGATTTTGTCGCACCTTATTTCGAACAATCCGGTATTCTCATAG TGATGAGAAAACCTGTTCGTAAGGCTTCACTGTTTAAATTTATGACGGTCTTAAGGCCAGAGGTTTGGCTCAGTATTGTCGGTGCTTTAACCTTGACTGGAATAATGATTTGGATATTGGATAAATATTCACCTTATAGCGCTAGAAATAATAAGAGGCTTTATCCTTATCCCTGCAG agaaTTTACATTAAAGGAAAGTTTCTGGTTCGCTCTTACATCGTTTACACCACAAGGAGGTGGAGAAGCTCCAAAAGCATTGTCAAGTAGAACACTCGTAGCTGCTTATTGGTTGTTCGTTGTACTGATGTTAGCTACATTTACTGCCAATTTGGCTGCTTTTCTTACCGTCGAAAGAATGCAA TCACCAGTCCAATCTCTCGAACAACTGGCACGTCAATCGCGAATAAATTACACGGTACGTGTTAATTCAGGAGCCCATCAATACTTCATAAATATGAAGAATGCCGAGGACAAGCTTTATAC tgCTTGGAAAGAAATCACTTTGAACAGTACAAGCGATCAAATAGAATATCGTGTTTGGGATTATCCTATAAAAGAACAATACGGACATATACTTCAAGCTATCACTCAAGTTGGCCCTGTTGAATCCAACGAAGAAGGATTcagaaaa GTGATCGAAAGTGAAAACGCAGAGTTTGCGTTTATACATGATTCCTCGCAAATAAAGTACGAAGTTACGAGAAATTGTAATTTGACTGAAGTGGGTGAGGTATTTGCCGAACAACCATATGCAATTGCAGTTCAACAGGGTAGCCATTTGCAAGAGGAGATAAGTAGAAG AATACTCGATTTACAAAAGGATAGATATTTCGAAACCTTGGCGTCCAAATATTGGAATCAATCTTTGAAAGCTCAGTGTCCAAATTCCGATGATAGCGAGGGTATCACGTTGGAAAGTTtag GTGGAGTCTTCATAGCAACTTTATTCGGTCTCGCTCTGGCAATGATCACACTGGCTGGTGaagttttatattatcgtaaaagaaatgCTTCTCAAGgaaaggataagaagaaggattcgaaagttatgaaaaaaatggaaaacgatgaaaaattgaTGATACAAAAATTAGCTTCGAAATTGCAAATGAAACCAGCACCGACAGATGGATTTTTCAGTAGACAACAACTCGGTCAACCACGTGTTTCACATATTTCCGTTTATCCACGAAACTTTCCTTTCAaggaatga
- the LOC127061463 gene encoding uncharacterized protein LOC127061463, whose amino-acid sequence MTSLIIGLVATFCIVQISTVQAESMEVLKARHNKAKGDVGIVINDLMRSKRNLDFDLNMKLFNNKINSIQAINNMTNPAMKEIRDAVETAKKKGKNANYCLESGRLALRNISLNSFAALNVCLNNAKQGIVPAQNNMDAIIAIARKLLIALDNIFLNCYSNIIFQMQSCIAISLGNANSVIRNLQITADNVKNSGNVASINSNIKGNACFSDVVSSTRLKVFVALNSTKSCINSAYKTKN is encoded by the exons atgACTAGTTTAATAATTGGTCTCGTAGCTACATTTTGCATCGTTCAG atTAGCACAGTTCAAGCAGAGTCCATGGAAGTTTTAAAAGCACGCCACAACAAAGCAAAAGGAGATGTCGGTATAGTGATCAATGATCTTAtgcgatcgaaaagaaatctcGACTTTGATTTGAACATGAAACTGTTCAACAATAAGATCAACTCGATTCAAGCCATAAATAATATGACGAATCCGGCAATGAAAGAGATTCGC GATGCCGTGGAAACTGCCAAAAAGAAAGGCAAAAATGCCAATTATTGTTTAGAATCTGGTAGACTTGCGCTTAGAAATATCAGTCTGAATTCGTTCGCAGCATTGAACGTATGTTTAAATAATGCTAAACAAGGTATTGTACCAGCCCAAAATAACATGGATGCTATCATTGCT ATTGCCAGGAAACTTCTAATAGCGCTGgacaatatatttcttaactgTTATTCGAACATCATATTCCAAATGCAAAGCTGCATCGCTATTTCATTAGGCAATGCTAATAGTGTCATCAGAAATCTCCAAATCACTGCCGATAATGTGAAAAATAGTGGCAATGTAGCATCCATCAATTCCAACATCAAAGGAAACGCTTGCTTCTCCGACGTTGTTTCCTCAACCCGTCTGAAAGTTTTCGTTGCTTTGAATAGCACGAAGTCTTGCATAAATAGCGCGTACAAAACGAAAAACTAA
- the LOC127061957 gene encoding uncharacterized protein LOC127061957: MIDLRIYFLMVLSVSCVISLNQKYEEGSKETNLNNESKRNPWYHVKTDPINSERSDLIFIKKIPREDKNVKKILSPPFKTLPEKDNTSGKKENTSERSNIRNRRSNTLKITVPKLFSTLEDRGGSKMAVASTATVATAAAAEQHVADRNDPFGRNKNPYRFGDEIFTADETADISEKYKNKDENCEKIIRDSMVCMLCKDIKSKAKYEQCSYVSQPNEKSYAYTKSRSFGKARDENEKNDDNNGGRSAENRKIVPVEEKHYEPSYPSERYEGSRVKASNDDETGIERYGKKKKEKEGEEEREEKEEGYDDEEEKGSSSTDCKKIERDGKTCTVCKDPKTGGNYEKCSYAYQPMDKIYKFSRSKSFGYPENLSKGIKKVEVSTIENYPRESRYTDYSKDYTLPFEESKKNNFEKKSIPSKVENESYDSYIPDHYKSPSEYKSESEKNSERIDRSNCKVIEKDSMTCKVCKDPKTGDNFEQCSYSYKPKDKVYAYSKGKSFGSPTKSENDDEKNESSDIYDVQENVKETKVQRPYDKLYDKIYDKVYDKNDDYDDKRVLDSSGNSKSLVYAPTSNVGRDDSSIDVIAGKKLINEGDGYFDDSKRKKEEIERFLKEFQKEDRSNCKKVMKDNMTCYRCKDDKDIRKEECMFVGDQDVKENNNDRLTYREVKQFKLPDIKSSGSSLNKRNSNDKIIVDSDILEPIASASEDSYARTVTSDDDVEKTTEEEQLHEVEPYEYVAETRPIYDKKLGLILPAFMLTKSEHEREFDDMVASSRI, translated from the exons atgatcgatttgAGG atttattttttaatggtaTTATCGGTGAGTTGCGTAATCTCGTTGAATCAAAAATACGAAGAAGGTTCGAAGGAAACAAATTTGAATaacgaatcgaaaagaaatccaTGGTACCATGTGAAAACAGATCCGATAAATTCGGAACGGTCggatttgatttttataaagaagatACCGAGGGaggataaaaatgttaaaaagatattatcacCGCCGTTTAAAACTCTACCGGAAAAGGATAATACAAG tgggaaaaaagaaaatacgtcgGAACGTTCGAACATTCGAAATCGTAGATCGAACACGTTGAAGATCACCGttccaaaattattttccactttgGAGGATCGCGGAGGATCCAAAATGGCGGTGGCCTCGACAGCGACAGTAGCAACAGCTGCTGCAGCCGAACAACACGTTGCCGATCGAAATGATCCGtttggaagaaataaaaatccttACAGATTCGGCGACGAAATATTTACTGCCGACGAAACCGCCGACAtatctgaaaaatataaaaacaaagatgAAAATTGCGAAAAGATAATACGCGATTCAATGGTTTGTATGCTTTGCAAGGATATTAAAAGTAAAGCGAAGTACGAACAATGTTCTTACGTATCGCAACCGAATGAAAAGTCTTATGCATATACGAAGTCAAGGTCGTTTGGAAAGGCTCgcgacgaaaacgaaaaaaacgaCGACAATAATGGCGGACGTTCGGCTGAAAATAGGaag ATCGTTCCGGTAGAAGAAAAGCATTACGAGCCATCGTATCCAAGTGAAAGGTACGAAGGATCACGGGTGAAAGCATCGAACGATGACGAAACTGGAATCGAAAgatatggaaagaaaaagaaggagaaggaaggagaggaggaaagagaagaaaaagaagaaggatacgacgacgaagaagaaaaagggtcATCTTCGACCGATTGCaaaaaaatcgagagagaTGGTAAAACTTGTACGGTATGTAAGGATCCAAAGACCGGTGGAAATTACGAGAAATGTTCATACGCTTATCAACCGATGGACAAGATATACAAATTCAGTAGATCGAAGTCGTTCGGTTATCCCGAAAATTTGTCGAAGGGAATTAAAAAGGTTGAGGTTTCTACGATCGAAAATTATCCGCGAGAATCGAGATACACGGATTATTCCAAGGATTATACTTTACCGTTcgaagagagtaaaaaaaataatttcgaaaagaaatctatACCGTCGAAGGTTGAAAATGAATCGTACGATTCGTATATACCTGATCATTACAAGAGTCCGTCCGAGTACAAATCCGAATCGGAAAAAAATTCtgaaaggatcgatcgatcgaattgcAAAGTAATCGAGAAGGATTCGATGACGTGTAAGGTATGCAAGGATCCTAAAACTGGTGATAATTTCGAACAATGTTCTTACAGTTACAAACCTAAGGACAAGGTGTACGCTTATAGCAAAGGTAAATCTTTTGGTAGCCCAACGAAATCCGAAAATGATGACGAAAAAAACGAATCGAGTGATATTTACGACGTGCAGGAGAACGTAAAGGAGACGAAAGTTCAGAGGCCCTACGATAAACTTTACGATAAGATTTACGATAAGGTCTATGATAAGAACGACGATTACGACGATAAACGAGTATTAGATTCGTCGGGAAATTCGAAAAGTTTGGTATACGCGCCAACTTCGAACGTTGGTCGTGATGACTCGTCGATCGACGTAATCGccggaaaaaaattaattaacgaggGCGATGGTTATTTCGACGatagtaaaaggaaaaaggaagagatcgAAAGATTCTTGAAAGAGTTTCAAAAGGAGGATCGTTCGAATTGCAAAAAGGTTATGAAAGACAATATGACTTGTTATAGGTGCAAGGACGATAAAGATATTCGTAAGGAGGAATGCATGTTCGTCGGTGATCaagatgtaaaagaaaataataacgatcgattaacTTATAGAGAGGTTAAACAATTCAAGCTTCCCGATATAAAATCATCGGGTTCGTCCTTGAATAAACGTAATtcgaatgataaaataatcgtcGATTCCGACATCTTAGAGCCAATAGCATCGGCGAGTGAAGATTCTTATGCGAGGACAGTGACTTCCGATGACGACGTTGAGAAAACAACGGAGGAAGAACAATTACACGAGGTTGAACCTTACGAATACGTTGCCGAAACTCGACCGATTTATGACAAAAAGCTTGGATTAATATTACCAGCTTTTATGTTAACTAAATCCGAACACGAGCGAGAATTCGACGATATGGTTGCATCGAGTagaatctaa